A single genomic interval of Gouania willdenowi chromosome 10, fGouWil2.1, whole genome shotgun sequence harbors:
- the gcna gene encoding germ cell nuclear acidic protein isoform X2, translating into MNDDTCSLFKKLADKIGWTENGGLDATEKKLISAIGKSRHAATSGQQSACESSDDDDDDFDQFLQEQSTPQAKTSSLKSFTSAKKNSSKVIDVSSDDDSDTTFETFLQQVKTPNPKYKTISSSGSDDSIKNFIDDDYSSGDDFIKPKSFKVPKKICTPVTTQTIRKPVFEFNSPVFVSASEDEGDIVVKSTWRSRHSKPHFPLKTNDKRSAVFTSSKRTLSAPSKLDTSDSSEEEFSSLLERLKKKNIISASPVSFSNPKVSGELPAMSAPSVKPRTPAPKPSSFKTLPSGTPINPSVLKPIRSQTEPRAAPTNRAVLCRTPGCFLQSLSNPGSSYVDGFKRLKEELTHKLYKLYNTSVFDSKLPSDMSVTWNKKMRKTAGYCITGQEKGGGSRYARIELSEKVCDSADRLRDTLIHEMCHAATWLLNSVRDGHGNFWKLYARKATMVHPELPVVTRCHSYDIKYKFQYQCTRCKNTIGRHSKSLDTQRFVCALCTGQLVLLAASKPRAPTPFANFVKENYGNVRQQLVNHSHAEVMRKLSADFATKTKLSES; encoded by the exons ATGAACGACGACACCTGCAGTCTGTTTAAAAAACTTGCTGATAAGATTGGCTGGACAGAGAACGGAGGACTGGATGCGACAGAAAAGAAG CTGATTAGTGCGATTGGTAAAAGTCGTCATGCAGCTACCAGTGGACAACAGTCAGCCTGTGAaagcagtgatgatgatgatgatgactttGACCAGT TTCTTCAGGAACAGTCTACACCACAGGCTAAAACCAGCTCTCTGAAATCATTCACCTCAGCTAAGAAAAATAG TTCAAAGGTTATTGATGTTAGCTCAGATGATGACAGCGATACCACCTTTGAAACAT TTTTGCAACAAGTGAAAACTCCAAACCCAAAATATAAGACAATTTCTTCCAGTGGAAGTGACGACAG TATTAAAAACTTCATCGATGATGATTACTCGTCAGGAGATGACTTCATAAAACCCAAATCTTTTAAAG TTCCCAAAAAAATCTGCACTCCAGTGACGACTCAAACAATAAGAAAGCCCGTGTTTGAGTTCAACTCTCCAGTGTTCGTTAGTGCCAGTGAAGACGAGGGGGACATTGTGGTGAAGAGCACCTGGAGGTCCCGACACTCCAAGCCACACTTTCCTCTGAAGACGAACGACAAACGCTCAGCAGTGT TCACCTCCTCAAAACGAACGCTCTCAGCGCCGTCTAAGCTGGATACGTCAGACAGCTCTGAGGAGGAGTTCTCATCCCTACTGGAGAggctgaaaaagaaaaacatcatcTCTGCGTCCCCAGTGTCGTTTTCAAACCCCAAAG taagtggtgAGTTGCCTGCAATGTCGGCTCCTTCTGTAAAACCACGAACACCTGCACCAAAACCCTCATCGTTTAAAACGCTGCCTTCAGGGACTCCAATAAATCCCTCTGTGTTAAAGCCCATCAGGAGTCAGACTGAGCCCAGAGCTGCTCCTACTAACAG GGCTGTGTTGTGTAGAACTCCAGGCTGCTTCCTGCAGTCTCTCTCTAACCCAGGCTCCAGCTACGTGGACGGGTTTAAGCGATTGAAAGAGGAGCTGACTCACAAACTCTACAAGCTGTACAATACTAGTGTGTTTGACAGTAAG CTCCCCTCTGATATGTCTGTGACCTGGAATAAGAAAATGAGGAAAACAGCTGGCTACTGCATCACGGGGCAGGAAAAGGGTGGAGGAAGCCGCTACGCCCGCATCGAGCTGTCAGAGAAAGTTTGTGACTCAGCAG ACCGTCTGAGGGACACGCTGATCCATGAGATGTGTCATGCTGCAACGTGGCTGCTCAACAGTGTCAGGGATGGACACGGAAACTTCTGGAAGCTCTACGCCCGTAAAGCTACGATGGTCCACCCTGAGCTACCAGTGGTGACCCGCTGCCACAGCTATGACATCAAATATAAGTTCCAGTACCAGTGCACACGCTGCAAAAACAC GATTGGCCGTCACTCTAAGTCACTGGACACTCAGAGGTTTGTGTGCGCTCTGTGCACTGGTCAGCTGGTTCTACTCGCAGCTTCTAAACCACGCGCTCCCACGCCTTTCGCCAACTTTGTTAAGGAGAACTATGGGAATGTGCGACAGCAGCTAGTCAACCACAGCCATGCAGAAGTGATGCGGAAACTTAGCGCTGACTttgctacaaaaacaaaactaagtGAAAGCTGA
- the gcna gene encoding germ cell nuclear acidic protein isoform X1 translates to MNDDTCSLFKKLADKIGWTENGGLDATEKKLISAIGKSRHAATSGQQSACESSDDDDDDFDQFLQEQSTPQAKTSSLKSFTSAKKNSSKVIDVSSDDDSDTTFETFLQQVKTPNPKYKTISSSGSDDSIKNFIDDDYSSGDDFIKPKSFKVPKKICTPVTTQTIRKPVFEFNSPVFVSASEDEGDIVVKSTWRSRHSKPHFPLKTNDKRSAVCEKENGPPSPHVRPIPSFTLFPSRTQTSVTSSKRTLSAPSKLDTSDSSEEEFSSLLERLKKKNIISASPVSFSNPKVSGELPAMSAPSVKPRTPAPKPSSFKTLPSGTPINPSVLKPIRSQTEPRAAPTNRAVLCRTPGCFLQSLSNPGSSYVDGFKRLKEELTHKLYKLYNTSVFDSKLPSDMSVTWNKKMRKTAGYCITGQEKGGGSRYARIELSEKVCDSADRLRDTLIHEMCHAATWLLNSVRDGHGNFWKLYARKATMVHPELPVVTRCHSYDIKYKFQYQCTRCKNTIGRHSKSLDTQRFVCALCTGQLVLLAASKPRAPTPFANFVKENYGNVRQQLVNHSHAEVMRKLSADFATKTKLSES, encoded by the exons ATGAACGACGACACCTGCAGTCTGTTTAAAAAACTTGCTGATAAGATTGGCTGGACAGAGAACGGAGGACTGGATGCGACAGAAAAGAAG CTGATTAGTGCGATTGGTAAAAGTCGTCATGCAGCTACCAGTGGACAACAGTCAGCCTGTGAaagcagtgatgatgatgatgatgactttGACCAGT TTCTTCAGGAACAGTCTACACCACAGGCTAAAACCAGCTCTCTGAAATCATTCACCTCAGCTAAGAAAAATAG TTCAAAGGTTATTGATGTTAGCTCAGATGATGACAGCGATACCACCTTTGAAACAT TTTTGCAACAAGTGAAAACTCCAAACCCAAAATATAAGACAATTTCTTCCAGTGGAAGTGACGACAG TATTAAAAACTTCATCGATGATGATTACTCGTCAGGAGATGACTTCATAAAACCCAAATCTTTTAAAG TTCCCAAAAAAATCTGCACTCCAGTGACGACTCAAACAATAAGAAAGCCCGTGTTTGAGTTCAACTCTCCAGTGTTCGTTAGTGCCAGTGAAGACGAGGGGGACATTGTGGTGAAGAGCACCTGGAGGTCCCGACACTCCAAGCCACACTTTCCTCTGAAGACGAACGACAAACGCTCAGCAGTGTGTGAGAAAGAAAATGGTCCGCCTTCACCACACGTCCGTCCTATTCCGTCCTTTACTTTGTTTCCTTCCCGAACGCAAACTTCAGTCACCTCCTCAAAACGAACGCTCTCAGCGCCGTCTAAGCTGGATACGTCAGACAGCTCTGAGGAGGAGTTCTCATCCCTACTGGAGAggctgaaaaagaaaaacatcatcTCTGCGTCCCCAGTGTCGTTTTCAAACCCCAAAG taagtggtgAGTTGCCTGCAATGTCGGCTCCTTCTGTAAAACCACGAACACCTGCACCAAAACCCTCATCGTTTAAAACGCTGCCTTCAGGGACTCCAATAAATCCCTCTGTGTTAAAGCCCATCAGGAGTCAGACTGAGCCCAGAGCTGCTCCTACTAACAG GGCTGTGTTGTGTAGAACTCCAGGCTGCTTCCTGCAGTCTCTCTCTAACCCAGGCTCCAGCTACGTGGACGGGTTTAAGCGATTGAAAGAGGAGCTGACTCACAAACTCTACAAGCTGTACAATACTAGTGTGTTTGACAGTAAG CTCCCCTCTGATATGTCTGTGACCTGGAATAAGAAAATGAGGAAAACAGCTGGCTACTGCATCACGGGGCAGGAAAAGGGTGGAGGAAGCCGCTACGCCCGCATCGAGCTGTCAGAGAAAGTTTGTGACTCAGCAG ACCGTCTGAGGGACACGCTGATCCATGAGATGTGTCATGCTGCAACGTGGCTGCTCAACAGTGTCAGGGATGGACACGGAAACTTCTGGAAGCTCTACGCCCGTAAAGCTACGATGGTCCACCCTGAGCTACCAGTGGTGACCCGCTGCCACAGCTATGACATCAAATATAAGTTCCAGTACCAGTGCACACGCTGCAAAAACAC GATTGGCCGTCACTCTAAGTCACTGGACACTCAGAGGTTTGTGTGCGCTCTGTGCACTGGTCAGCTGGTTCTACTCGCAGCTTCTAAACCACGCGCTCCCACGCCTTTCGCCAACTTTGTTAAGGAGAACTATGGGAATGTGCGACAGCAGCTAGTCAACCACAGCCATGCAGAAGTGATGCGGAAACTTAGCGCTGACTttgctacaaaaacaaaactaagtGAAAGCTGA
- the cetn2 gene encoding caltractin, with amino-acid sequence MASSVKRPSLQGPVPPPRKKSSPKLELTEEQKQEIREAFELFDTDGSGFIDVKELKVAMRALGFEPKKEEIKKMIGEVDKDGTGKISFTDFLFIMTQKMAEKDSKEEILKAFRLFDDDETGKISFKNLKRVAKELGENLTDEELQEMIDEADRDGDGEVNQQEFLRIMKKTCLY; translated from the exons ATG GCCAGCAGTGTGAAGAGGCCGTCCCTGCAGGGCCCGGTGCCCCCGCCCCGTAAGAAAAGCAGCCCCAAGCTGGAGCTGACCGAGGAGCAGAAGCAGGAGATCAGAGAGGCCTTCGAGCTGTTTGACACAGACGGCTCTGGATTCATCGATGTGAAGGAGCTCAAG GTTGCTATGAGAGCACTTGGCTTTGAACCAAAGAAAGAAGAGATCAAGAAGATGATTGGGGAGGTGGACAAGGACGGCACGGGAAAGATCTCCTTTACTGACTTCCTCTTCATCATGACTCAGAAGATG GCTGAGAAGGACTCTAAAGAGGAGATACTGAAAGCTTTCCGACTGTTTGATGATGACGAGACGGGAAAGATTTCCTTTAAGAATCTGAAGCGAGTTGCCAAGGAGCTGGGAGAGAACCTGACTGATGAGGAGCTGCAG GAAATGATTGATGAAGCCGACAGGGATGGAGACGGTGAAGTGAACCAGCAGGAGTTCCTGCGCATCATGAAAAAGACCTGCTTGTACTGA
- the nsdhl gene encoding sterol-4-alpha-carboxylate 3-dehydrogenase, decarboxylating — translation MATRVRPGSKRCAVIGGSGFLGRHLVEKLQDRGYSVSVFDLHQSYQLQGVTFHTGDLCDRQALLSALQGVSLVFHCASPAPASDDRALFERVNIRGTQTVIAACIEAGVQKLILTSSASVVFEGTDIKNGREDLPYARKPIDYYTATKIQQEKLVLEACDEQNGFLTAAIRPHGIFGPRDPQLVPILVDTARRGKMKFIIGDGKNLVDFTFVENVVHGHILAAECLRPDSPTCGKPYHITNDEPVRFWDFMSDVLVGLGYSAPRYHLPYTLVYGLALLLWLLTLVLRPVMSFKPTFTPMRVALAGTHHYYSCERAKEDLGYKPVVSLKDGIQRTVLSYPHLRHGA, via the exons ATGGCTACACGTGTTCGACCG GGCAGTAAACGGTGTGCAGTGATCGGAGGCTCAGGTTTCCTTGGTCGACACCTGGTGGAGAAGCTCCAGGACCGAGGCTACAGTGTGTCAGTGTTTGACCTCCATCAGAGCTACCAGCTGCAGGGAGTCACCTTCCACACTGGAGACCTCTGTGATAGACAG GCCCTGCTGTCGGCTCTGCAGGGCGTGTCTCTGGTTTTCCACTGCGCCTCTCCAGCACCTGCCAGTGATGACCGAGCGCTGTTTGAGAGGGTGAACATCCGGGGCACGCAGACGGTCATTGCAGCGTGCATCGAGGCAGGCGTACAG AAACTGATCCTGACGAGCAGTGCCAGCGTGGTGTTTGAGGGGACCGACATCAAGAACGGGAGAGAAGATCTGCCATATGCCAGAAAGCCTATTGACTACTACACTGCTACTAAAATACAGCAGGAGAAG CTGGTCCTGGAGGCGTGTGACGAGCAGAACGGTTTCCTCACAGCTGCCATTCGGCCTCACGGTATCTTCGGCCCTCGGGACCCACAGCTGGTTCCCATCCTCGTGGACACGGCTCGCAGAGGCAAGATGAAGTTCATCATAGG TGATGGGAAGAATCTAGTGGACTTCACCTTTGTGGAGAACGTGGTGCATGGACACATACTGGCTGCTGAATGTCTGAGACCAGACTCGCCCACATGTGGAAAA CCATATCACATTACCAATGATGAGCCGGTTCGGTTTTGGGACTTCATGTCAGATGTGTTGGTGGGTCTGGGTTACTCTGCTCCTCGCTACCACCTCCCTTACACTCTGGTGTATGGACTGGCTCTGCTGCTGTGGTTGTTGACCCTCGTCCTACGTCCTGTAATGTCTTTCAAACCAACATTCACTCCAATGAGAGTGGCTCTGGCTGGAACACACCACTACTACAGCTGTGAGCGAGCCAAGGAGGATCTGGGCTACAAACCAGTGGTTAGTCTGAAGGACGGGATCCAACGCACAGTGCTAAGCTACCCTCACCTCAGACATGGAGCATGA